Proteins encoded together in one Planctopirus ephydatiae window:
- a CDS encoding OmpH family outer membrane protein, whose protein sequence is MRSLLPIGRFGRFLFERMVACWISLWTRFSKGAKPTPIARLGPIVMFREAKTMSKIMCGLKTSKRWKFFAPLFGFSLLAPLSTGCNQQPAGGAVAVVDLDQVAELTGVTAEIKTKLAAKEQTLNGELLTAQAKLRQELANRKTAAGELPSREEAQKLQQFEASANRALASARNTAKTLLDQERLKLVAQFREQIKPVMAEIAKEKGYSVIIPKNDGLLLAISPGVEITEAVSAKIGRGTIHLGTTDVAVKTEAAARSMAPALPAEHEAATPANTTPAPELPNE, encoded by the coding sequence ATGCGGTCACTCTTGCCGATCGGCAGGTTTGGCCGCTTTTTGTTTGAGCGTATGGTCGCTTGCTGGATTTCCCTCTGGACACGCTTTTCGAAAGGAGCGAAACCCACGCCCATTGCCCGATTGGGCCCCATAGTTATGTTTCGGGAAGCCAAGACCATGTCAAAGATTATGTGCGGTTTGAAAACATCTAAACGCTGGAAGTTTTTCGCTCCACTCTTCGGATTCAGCCTTCTGGCTCCGTTATCGACCGGTTGCAATCAGCAGCCGGCAGGTGGTGCTGTGGCAGTGGTGGATCTGGATCAAGTGGCTGAACTGACAGGCGTCACGGCAGAAATCAAAACTAAACTCGCTGCTAAAGAACAGACCCTCAATGGTGAACTGCTGACTGCTCAAGCAAAATTGCGGCAGGAACTGGCGAACCGGAAAACAGCTGCCGGTGAATTGCCATCTCGTGAAGAAGCCCAGAAACTGCAGCAGTTCGAGGCGAGCGCCAATCGTGCTCTGGCAAGTGCTCGTAACACCGCCAAAACACTGCTCGACCAGGAGCGACTGAAACTGGTGGCCCAGTTCCGAGAGCAGATCAAGCCGGTCATGGCTGAAATCGCCAAAGAGAAAGGCTACTCCGTCATCATTCCTAAAAATGACGGTTTGCTATTGGCGATCTCACCCGGTGTCGAAATCACCGAAGCTGTTTCCGCCAAAATTGGCCGGGGAACCATTCATCTCGGTACAACGGATGTCGCAGTCAAGACAGAGGCCGCAGCCAGGTCGATGGCTCCCGCTTTGCCTGCCGAACATGAGGCTGCCACCCCAGCCAATACGACACCAGCACCTGAGCTTCCCAACGAATAA
- a CDS encoding COG1361 family protein gives MPRRVWVLAMSAAAALAPSLCPAAETSTTKPAGRIAATPSADVPTKYSRTQPAQAGAGTSSTSSTKYSELFGEAPKATPVKDSKVTGASAKTAAPDKTGAIRAGGERTAAWSSETDNDAPLGTAAFKKAEGNNSFIQPVRHTEERAASTAPKSTSTSRVDLAPQIPSLNVEWVRRSDINVGQECTVDLIVRNTGTTTASKVSVDGFFPTTVRLTSAVPKPATITDHLTWNIEAIPAGGEYKVTIKMIPSRRGELATNATVRLTGSASAAFRVEEPLLKVALKGPSDIMVGDPASQTVVISNPGSGIAHDVKLEVTLSEGLECSKGSQFVMDVGSINAGESQTIRLPVAAVKGGRQTVTVVATSTSDAGHTASSVINVLAPALQVAIDGPGLRYKGRNAKYVVTVKNDGSVPTTNVRVTQNVAEGFEFVSADKGGKFDSSRNQVSWLVSRIEPNQSVNLICELTANALGSFAMTAQAANDTASMVEASTTTNVEGSSALSMKVIDLDDPVEVGGETAYEIRVSNEGTKAATGVTVTCDLPAGLELINARGATEGISDGRIVGFKPLASLAPGTEAIFRVHVRSTQEGNLRFRARVTSNSIEEPLLIEEQTKFYSDVRR, from the coding sequence ATGCCTAGAAGAGTGTGGGTTCTCGCTATGTCTGCAGCGGCTGCACTCGCTCCCAGCCTGTGCCCGGCTGCTGAAACTTCAACTACCAAGCCAGCCGGACGGATTGCTGCGACACCATCGGCCGATGTGCCGACGAAGTACTCGCGAACTCAGCCTGCACAGGCCGGAGCTGGTACCAGCAGCACCAGTTCCACGAAATATAGTGAGCTGTTTGGCGAAGCTCCCAAGGCGACGCCTGTTAAAGATAGTAAAGTCACTGGAGCGTCAGCCAAAACCGCAGCACCTGATAAAACTGGTGCGATACGTGCCGGTGGAGAGCGAACCGCGGCCTGGAGCAGTGAAACTGATAACGATGCTCCATTAGGTACCGCAGCCTTCAAGAAGGCTGAGGGGAACAACAGCTTTATTCAGCCTGTGCGTCATACAGAAGAACGAGCTGCCAGCACTGCTCCTAAATCGACCAGTACTTCTCGCGTTGATCTTGCTCCACAGATTCCTTCACTGAACGTGGAGTGGGTCCGCAGATCAGATATCAACGTTGGTCAAGAATGCACGGTGGATCTGATTGTTCGCAACACCGGGACAACGACAGCATCGAAAGTTTCAGTCGATGGCTTTTTCCCGACAACCGTTCGCTTGACCAGTGCTGTGCCAAAACCAGCGACCATCACCGATCATCTTACATGGAATATCGAAGCGATTCCTGCCGGTGGTGAGTACAAAGTTACCATCAAGATGATTCCCAGCCGTCGTGGCGAGTTGGCGACTAACGCCACTGTCCGGCTGACTGGTTCGGCTTCCGCCGCCTTCCGCGTGGAAGAGCCTTTGCTCAAAGTGGCACTCAAGGGGCCATCAGACATCATGGTCGGTGATCCTGCATCACAAACCGTTGTGATTTCTAACCCTGGGAGCGGTATTGCTCACGATGTCAAGCTCGAAGTCACGTTGAGCGAAGGGCTCGAATGCAGCAAGGGTAGTCAATTTGTCATGGATGTGGGTTCGATCAATGCGGGTGAATCGCAAACGATTCGACTCCCTGTGGCTGCTGTCAAAGGTGGCCGTCAAACAGTGACGGTCGTTGCCACCAGCACCTCGGATGCAGGTCATACCGCATCGTCTGTCATCAATGTTCTCGCACCTGCACTTCAGGTCGCCATCGACGGGCCTGGCTTGCGATACAAAGGTCGTAATGCCAAGTATGTCGTGACAGTCAAGAACGACGGAAGTGTTCCCACAACCAATGTGCGTGTCACTCAGAATGTGGCTGAAGGCTTTGAATTTGTGTCGGCTGATAAAGGTGGAAAGTTCGATTCCAGCCGCAATCAGGTTTCTTGGCTCGTGAGTCGGATTGAGCCAAATCAATCCGTCAATCTGATCTGCGAATTGACTGCCAATGCTCTGGGTTCGTTTGCCATGACCGCTCAGGCTGCCAACGACACCGCCTCCATGGTGGAAGCCTCAACAACAACAAACGTCGAAGGTTCTTCAGCACTCTCGATGAAGGTGATCGATCTGGATGATCCTGTCGAAGTGGGTGGCGAGACAGCCTACGAGATTCGAGTTTCGAACGAAGGGACCAAGGCCGCGACAGGTGTCACTGTCACTTGTGACCTGCCCGCCGGTCTGGAATTGATCAATGCCCGGGGTGCGACAGAAGGCATCAGCGATGGTCGCATCGTCGGCTTCAAACCACTGGCTAGTCTCGCTCCAGGAACTGAAGCGATCTTCCGAGTTCATGTTCGCAGCACACAGGAAGGGAATCTCCGCTTCCGAGCCCGTGTCACCAGCAACTCGATCGAAGAACCACTGCTGATTGAAGAACAAACCAAGTTCTACTCAGACGTTCGCCGCTAA
- a CDS encoding HNH endonuclease: MVAMLTRPTLVLNRNWQPVGVASVARSLSLVASGRARIVDPADYQLYTWKVWSRLIPQQDEPFVQSVTFRLRVPEVITLVGYDRVPRQVVTFSRLNLYKRDQYTCQYCDAKPGSEELTIDHVQPRSRGGTSTWENCVLACIACNNKKANRTPQEAHMPLRKMPIRPTWQPLYSRHNLKIQSWRKFLSEAYWTVELDGS; this comes from the coding sequence GTGGTTGCCATGCTGACAAGACCCACCCTGGTGCTCAATCGAAACTGGCAGCCGGTCGGTGTCGCTTCTGTGGCACGTTCATTATCTCTCGTTGCCAGTGGCAGAGCGCGCATTGTTGATCCTGCGGATTATCAACTCTACACCTGGAAAGTCTGGTCGAGACTCATCCCTCAGCAGGATGAGCCCTTCGTACAATCTGTTACCTTCCGCCTGCGCGTCCCTGAGGTCATCACCTTAGTCGGCTATGATCGAGTCCCTCGCCAGGTGGTGACATTCAGTCGGCTGAATCTCTACAAACGGGATCAGTATACCTGTCAGTATTGTGACGCAAAACCGGGTTCAGAAGAACTGACGATCGACCATGTTCAACCGCGCTCGCGTGGAGGAACCAGTACCTGGGAGAATTGTGTTCTGGCGTGCATTGCCTGTAATAACAAAAAGGCGAACCGCACACCTCAGGAAGCCCATATGCCCCTGCGGAAAATGCCAATTCGGCCCACTTGGCAGCCACTCTATTCCCGGCACAATCTGAAGATTCAAAGCTGGAGAAAATTCCTGAGTGAAGCCTACTGGACAGTCGAACTGGATGGTTCGTAA
- a CDS encoding sulfatase-like hydrolase/transferase, with protein sequence MRQWLYWQLEAGCSQISAFAFCMLALVITPVIAADRPNILLIVGDDMGYADVGFHGCKDIPTPSLDALAKSGVQFSSGYVTGPYCSPTRAGLLTGRYQQRFGHEFNPSGANTGLPLTEMTIADRLKQAGYTTGLVGKWHLGSQPTMHPQKRGFDEFIGFLGGAHSFFDAQGILRGQEPVKTIDYTTDFFGREAGSFIEKHRDKPWFLYLSFNAVHTPMHATEDRLAKLAGITDRERRTYAAMMLAMDEAIGKVLAQLETTGQKHKTLVMFISDNGGPTMPGVTINGSINTPLRGSKRTTLEGGIRVPFVVSWPGTIAPAVFDSPVIQLDLTATAFAVAGAEKDVKSDGVNLLPYLQGKQNGVPHAALFWRFGEQMAVRAGDYKLVRYDSNADTLTGKGNQLVTAAKLYHLKEDLGETKDLAASMPEKVAEMQAKWDRWNQQNIPPLWGGGNKVAGNGEPRSSQSRKASQKLERSEKRRQQSTSGERQ encoded by the coding sequence ATGAGACAATGGTTGTACTGGCAATTGGAAGCAGGTTGTTCACAGATCTCTGCATTCGCTTTCTGCATGCTGGCTCTGGTGATCACCCCAGTGATTGCAGCAGATCGCCCCAATATCCTGCTGATCGTCGGGGATGATATGGGATATGCGGACGTAGGCTTCCATGGCTGCAAAGACATTCCGACTCCCAGCCTCGATGCCTTGGCAAAATCGGGAGTTCAATTTTCCAGCGGATATGTCACTGGCCCTTACTGCTCACCCACCCGGGCCGGTTTACTCACGGGGCGTTATCAGCAGCGATTCGGCCACGAGTTCAACCCGTCAGGTGCCAATACAGGTCTTCCACTAACGGAAATGACAATTGCCGACCGATTGAAACAGGCCGGTTATACAACGGGCCTGGTGGGGAAGTGGCATCTGGGTTCGCAACCCACCATGCACCCCCAGAAGCGTGGGTTTGACGAATTCATCGGCTTTCTTGGAGGGGCACACAGCTTCTTCGACGCCCAGGGAATCTTGCGTGGTCAAGAGCCCGTCAAGACCATTGATTACACCACAGACTTCTTTGGTCGCGAAGCTGGTTCGTTTATTGAAAAACATCGCGACAAGCCATGGTTTTTGTACCTTTCGTTCAATGCCGTCCACACTCCCATGCATGCGACTGAGGATCGACTGGCGAAGCTGGCCGGCATCACTGATCGAGAGCGCCGCACTTACGCCGCCATGATGCTGGCAATGGATGAAGCGATTGGCAAAGTCCTCGCTCAACTCGAAACAACCGGGCAGAAGCACAAAACGCTGGTCATGTTCATCAGCGATAACGGCGGCCCGACAATGCCCGGCGTCACCATTAATGGTTCAATCAACACCCCTTTGAGAGGCTCCAAACGTACTACTCTGGAAGGTGGGATCAGAGTTCCATTCGTCGTCTCATGGCCCGGCACAATTGCACCGGCGGTCTTCGATTCACCGGTTATTCAGTTGGATCTCACAGCGACTGCGTTCGCAGTGGCAGGTGCAGAAAAAGATGTTAAATCGGATGGCGTTAATCTGCTTCCTTATCTTCAAGGGAAGCAAAACGGGGTTCCACATGCCGCACTCTTCTGGCGATTTGGGGAACAGATGGCTGTCCGTGCCGGCGATTACAAACTTGTCCGTTACGATTCCAATGCTGACACGCTGACAGGCAAAGGGAACCAGCTCGTGACCGCTGCGAAGCTTTATCATCTCAAAGAAGATCTGGGAGAAACCAAAGACCTTGCGGCTTCCATGCCCGAAAAAGTCGCTGAAATGCAAGCCAAATGGGATCGCTGGAACCAACAGAACATTCCGCCTCTTTGGGGTGGTGGTAACAAAGTCGCAGGCAATGGCGAGCCTCGCTCCAGCCAATCGAGAAAAGCTTCTCAGAAATTGGAGAGGTCGGAAAAGAGACGCCAACAGTCGACGAGTGGCGAACGTCAATAA